In Candidatus Falkowbacteria bacterium, a genomic segment contains:
- a CDS encoding T9SS type A sorting domain-containing protein produces the protein MKKVVFFIVWFLILIVSKEIHASWGTIPSPVSKNLKSINFINAIVPSLYTVGDSGTIMKSDHPLGFNWRSLPSPTNQNLIGLGSFQNTLPIFALSSKGVVLKSTNGENWSVLSEIQMSDSLNLVGIFTTSAKLYIYGNVNSQFHGFEQSTVHLYIMNNVDGSYTETVIPNQTATSMFDWNGEIIIAGRDMSNPFTNGRGFLMNVETSVRYSLENSWQDYEIVSAPKQGSDQYLVLNLRTPCGESQRVVRLNGLDSIIILSDFSKEYYHRGMCGYAYTEGVKCYLTQIGKIQNFIGIGNSQNIIRFSPDSGYSSIEYQGLAPLRSMVQISNHHIVMVGDNGLIVGKIDIPLPVELSSFTSMVNGNNVQLNWTTSSEINNSGFNIERSSAPGQWLKIGNVTGKGTINLSVEYSYTDKNLATGKYSYRLKQIDYNGNYEYFDLSNEVIIGVPDKFILSQNYPNPFNPSTTISYSIPSPGIVKIKIFDLSGKEVMTAVNEYKLAGHHSAVLNASNLPSGVYYYTLNSQGFTDTKKMVLIK, from the coding sequence ATGAAGAAAGTAGTATTTTTTATAGTTTGGTTTTTGATTCTGATAGTTAGTAAAGAAATTCATGCTAGTTGGGGGACTATTCCAAGCCCAGTTAGTAAAAACTTGAAATCAATAAATTTTATCAACGCAATTGTGCCCTCTTTATATACTGTAGGTGACTCGGGCACAATAATGAAGAGTGATCATCCTCTTGGATTTAACTGGAGGTCATTGCCGTCGCCAACAAATCAAAATCTTATTGGCTTGGGTTCTTTTCAAAATACTCTCCCGATATTCGCTTTATCAAGCAAAGGAGTGGTTTTGAAATCAACTAATGGCGAAAACTGGTCTGTACTCTCAGAGATACAGATGAGCGATAGTCTGAATTTGGTTGGTATCTTCACAACCTCAGCCAAGCTTTATATTTACGGGAACGTAAATAGCCAATTTCATGGCTTTGAGCAATCTACTGTTCATCTATACATTATGAACAATGTAGATGGTTCATATACTGAGACTGTTATCCCTAATCAAACAGCAACATCAATGTTTGATTGGAATGGAGAAATAATAATAGCCGGCAGGGACATGAGCAATCCATTTACGAATGGAAGAGGGTTTCTTATGAATGTAGAAACAAGTGTTAGATACTCTCTCGAAAACTCTTGGCAAGACTATGAGATCGTTTCTGCGCCAAAGCAAGGAAGTGATCAGTACTTGGTGCTAAATTTGAGAACACCTTGTGGTGAATCTCAAAGAGTAGTGAGGTTAAACGGATTAGATAGCATAATCATTCTTTCCGATTTTTCAAAAGAGTATTACCATCGTGGGATGTGCGGTTACGCATACACGGAAGGTGTTAAGTGCTACTTAACACAAATTGGTAAAATTCAAAATTTCATTGGTATAGGAAATAGCCAAAATATAATAAGGTTTAGTCCGGACTCGGGATATAGTTCCATTGAGTATCAGGGGCTTGCTCCTTTGAGGAGTATGGTCCAGATATCCAACCACCATATTGTAATGGTTGGGGATAATGGATTAATAGTAGGAAAAATTGACATTCCGCTGCCCGTTGAACTCTCTTCTTTCACCTCAATGGTGAATGGAAATAATGTTCAACTAAACTGGACAACGTCTTCGGAGATCAATAATTCAGGCTTTAACATTGAGAGATCATCAGCTCCCGGACAATGGTTAAAGATAGGAAATGTAACAGGGAAGGGTACCATCAATTTATCGGTTGAGTATTCATACACTGATAAGAATCTTGCTACCGGGAAATATTCATACAGACTCAAACAAATTGACTACAATGGTAACTACGAATACTTCGATCTCAGCAATGAAGTAATCATCGGAGTTCCGGATAAGTTTATTCTCTCTCAAAACTATCCGAATCCTTTCAATCCCTCAACTACCATTAGCTACTCAATTCCAAGCCCCGGAATAGTCAAGATAAAAATCTTTGACCTATCAGGTAAAGAAGTGATGACGGCTGTTAATGAATACAAGCTAGCCGGCCATCATTCAGCAGTATTGAATGCAAGTAATCTTCCGAGTGGAGTGTATTACTACACACTCAATTCGCAGGGATTCACTGATACAAAAAAAATGGTGCTTATCAAATAA